The following proteins are co-located in the Nitrospira sp. genome:
- a CDS encoding HD-GYP domain-containing protein: MSETLSPANPLPTPDNAHPILTHERSLANKIAKGSEAGDILDQQLAMLGIQLVTQLNVLIKTSRIHGRTNAALDKPVDSMLTLVKTLAADHPVVLRLQNDFLFLGDSHLKMSSQQMAVFASIIEALNKWHIGGVSFASTADSKDFREFAYLFVSLDPDTHTLAELQEAMQAAGIKGIELEEPRSLQLQHLNDAELAGGNTGAHTNSSSNGSEGSKEKRKALAKGGYVKASAALGDLVKNTRGGGTVSFKQAKRAIQNIIELMMQDESTLLGLTNLRCHDQYTHNHSVNVSLLAMALGNRAGYPKVELADLGLSALFHDVGKCAISLDVLNKPGEFTQEEWAVMRSHPIEGVFTLVKSRGINNVPARMAAASFEHHMNYDYSGYPKLKVPWTQTVASRIITIADCYDAMTSSRVYRREPMSPANVLKFMFGKSGQSFDPILLKLFVNCVGIIPIGSLVRLDSGPLAVVIKPAQDKTNAERPLVRVITEESGAPIEDGPELDLTEQDAAGNYAHSILQLVDNAEYHFDTGRYFV; the protein is encoded by the coding sequence GTGAGCGAGACGCTTTCCCCTGCCAATCCGCTCCCCACCCCGGACAATGCCCATCCGATTCTTACTCATGAGCGGTCCCTGGCCAATAAGATCGCCAAAGGCTCAGAAGCCGGGGACATCCTCGACCAGCAACTGGCCATGCTGGGCATTCAGCTCGTCACTCAGCTGAACGTGCTCATCAAGACATCGCGGATTCATGGACGAACGAATGCCGCGCTCGACAAACCCGTGGACTCCATGCTCACGTTGGTGAAAACCCTGGCGGCGGATCATCCGGTCGTCTTGCGGCTGCAAAACGATTTTTTGTTTCTGGGAGACAGTCACTTGAAGATGAGCTCGCAACAGATGGCCGTGTTTGCGAGCATTATTGAAGCCCTGAACAAGTGGCACATCGGCGGGGTGTCGTTCGCCTCGACGGCCGACTCGAAGGATTTTCGAGAATTTGCCTATCTCTTCGTCAGCCTGGACCCGGACACGCATACCCTCGCCGAACTCCAGGAAGCCATGCAGGCCGCGGGCATCAAGGGCATTGAACTGGAAGAGCCTCGCTCGCTTCAACTTCAGCATCTGAACGACGCGGAGTTGGCCGGAGGCAATACCGGGGCGCATACGAATAGCTCATCGAACGGCTCGGAGGGGTCGAAAGAGAAACGGAAGGCCCTGGCCAAAGGTGGCTATGTGAAAGCATCGGCTGCGCTCGGCGACCTGGTCAAGAATACGCGCGGCGGCGGGACCGTCAGCTTCAAACAGGCCAAACGCGCGATTCAGAACATCATCGAGCTGATGATGCAGGATGAATCCACCCTCCTGGGCTTGACCAATCTGCGCTGTCACGATCAATACACGCACAATCACTCCGTCAACGTCTCATTGCTCGCCATGGCCCTCGGCAACCGGGCCGGTTATCCGAAAGTCGAGCTGGCTGACCTCGGACTATCGGCGCTGTTCCACGACGTCGGAAAATGCGCCATCTCCCTGGACGTATTGAACAAACCCGGAGAATTCACGCAGGAAGAATGGGCCGTGATGCGATCGCACCCGATTGAAGGGGTGTTCACCCTCGTCAAATCGCGTGGCATCAACAATGTTCCTGCGCGCATGGCGGCCGCCTCGTTCGAGCACCATATGAACTACGACTATTCAGGATACCCAAAACTCAAGGTGCCCTGGACGCAAACGGTCGCCAGCCGGATCATCACGATCGCCGATTGTTACGACGCGATGACATCGTCTCGGGTGTACCGACGGGAACCCATGTCCCCCGCGAACGTGCTGAAGTTTATGTTTGGAAAGAGCGGTCAGTCGTTCGATCCGATCCTGCTCAAACTCTTCGTGAACTGCGTGGGGATCATCCCGATCGGCAGTCTCGTCCGACTCGACTCCGGCCCTCTGGCCGTCGTCATCAAGCCCGCGCAGGACAAGACCAATGCCGAACGCCCGTTGGTGCGAGTGATTACGGAGGAGAGCGGCGCACCCATCGAGGACGGTCCTGAACTCGACCTCACCGAGCAGGATGCGGCCGGAAACTACGCACACAGCATCCTGCAGCTCGTCGATAACGCCGAATATCACTTCGACACCGGCCGCTACTTCGTCTAG
- a CDS encoding thiol reductase thioredoxin, translating to MIRDVTDRDFPREVEQAPMPVLVEFWQPGCGHCLALLKQLEQLQEEVAPVLKIVKMNVQENFQIPAELEISSLPALALFERGEFVRFIGGIGRKDEIRKQLKLT from the coding sequence ATGATCCGGGATGTCACGGACCGCGATTTTCCTCGCGAAGTCGAGCAGGCGCCGATGCCGGTGCTGGTGGAATTCTGGCAACCGGGCTGCGGTCATTGTCTGGCCCTGTTGAAACAGTTGGAGCAATTGCAGGAGGAGGTCGCGCCGGTGCTGAAGATCGTGAAGATGAATGTGCAGGAGAATTTTCAGATTCCCGCGGAACTGGAGATCAGTTCATTGCCGGCACTCGCGCTGTTCGAACGAGGCGAGTTCGTGCGGTTTATCGGAGGAATCGGCAGAAAAGACGAGATCCGCAAGCAGCTCAAATTGACTTAA
- a CDS encoding glutamate-5-semialdehyde dehydrogenase — translation MVEVPVKLYLDKLLKLAREAVRPFSLMTGPSRDKALRGMAAAIAEAEEDILAANEKDVDAVGKSMTGYENRERVRDAVARVRMTVDDVKAMVDRLHRIADLPDPLGEVLGRHDEPNGLQVSRVRVPIGVIGIVSELSPLETIDALALCLKSGNVCVFRGSPDWTLTQQTIAACLSKVAAEAGIPSGACTIIERPEKEAALELIKSGKALDAIIPRGGAGLRKVVQEQAKMPILCHDGGITHVYIDGDVDIPLAQNIVVNSKVQEPSAANSLDTLLVHQGIARPLLSALILRLLDEFKIDVLGCPKTVALMGQMLMTGHKAVKPAQDADWNRQFQGPTMAIKMVPGFDDALAHIAQHGPSHTCVIATKSYESAMRFTKEVDAGSVLVNASSRLNAGDSLGFGADVGLSSTRHHARGPIGLTQLTCEKYVVFGSGQLRHPHPVPLAYEDAIMLKRP, via the coding sequence ATGGTTGAAGTTCCCGTTAAGCTCTATCTCGATAAACTATTGAAATTAGCTCGTGAAGCCGTGCGTCCATTTTCCCTCATGACCGGTCCGTCCAGAGACAAGGCCTTGCGCGGAATGGCGGCCGCGATCGCGGAGGCAGAGGAGGACATTCTTGCCGCCAATGAGAAGGATGTGGACGCAGTCGGGAAGTCCATGACGGGGTATGAGAACCGGGAACGGGTGCGGGACGCGGTCGCGCGGGTTCGTATGACGGTCGATGACGTCAAGGCCATGGTGGACCGGTTGCACCGGATCGCCGACCTGCCGGATCCGCTCGGTGAGGTGTTGGGACGTCACGATGAGCCCAATGGACTCCAAGTCAGTCGTGTCCGTGTGCCGATCGGGGTGATCGGCATCGTGTCGGAACTGTCGCCGCTCGAAACGATCGACGCATTGGCGCTCTGCCTGAAGTCCGGTAACGTCTGTGTGTTCCGCGGTTCTCCGGATTGGACGCTGACGCAACAGACTATTGCCGCCTGTCTCTCGAAGGTCGCCGCAGAAGCCGGGATCCCTTCCGGAGCCTGTACGATCATCGAACGCCCGGAGAAGGAAGCGGCGCTGGAGCTGATCAAGTCCGGCAAGGCATTGGACGCCATCATTCCTCGCGGCGGCGCAGGGCTTCGTAAGGTGGTGCAGGAGCAGGCCAAGATGCCGATCCTGTGTCACGACGGGGGAATCACCCACGTGTACATCGACGGCGACGTCGACATCCCCTTGGCCCAAAATATCGTGGTGAATTCCAAAGTGCAGGAACCGTCGGCCGCCAATTCGTTGGATACGTTGCTGGTTCATCAAGGCATCGCCAGGCCGCTCTTGTCGGCGCTGATTCTGCGATTGCTCGACGAATTTAAGATCGACGTGCTGGGCTGTCCGAAGACCGTGGCGCTCATGGGCCAGATGCTCATGACCGGACACAAGGCCGTCAAACCGGCGCAGGATGCAGATTGGAATCGGCAGTTTCAAGGTCCGACCATGGCGATCAAAATGGTCCCGGGCTTCGACGACGCATTGGCCCACATTGCGCAGCATGGCCCGAGTCACACCTGCGTCATCGCGACGAAATCGTATGAGTCCGCCATGCGCTTCACCAAAGAAGTTGATGCCGGTTCGGTCCTGGTCAATGCCTCGTCGCGTCTGAATGCCGGCGACAGTTTGGGATTTGGCGCCGATGTCGGATTGAGTTCCACGCGTCACCATGCGCGAGGCCCGATCGGGCTGACACAGCTCACCTGTGAAAAGTATGTCGTCTTCGGCAGCGGTCAGCTCCGGCACCCCCACCCGGTACCGCTGGCTTACGAAGACGCGATCATGCTCAAGAGGCCGTAA
- a CDS encoding methyltransferase domain-containing protein has protein sequence MNVSREEDPVAGDTNDEIRANLREHLAWWGLRHVESDAAYFAWQRDVFSPQELAALHRHIEAKRQATDGSAAEIAFYDLTAQPRSVPALYSQRYEYYLEVGARVAGHLGDALTILDVGCGIGILTTFYAKRCWASTIVGIDRSPASIDLARQRAQDLGLTNVRFECCDLDQQDPAGRFDLIVATHTLLQAEQEPGLPSCDWSTFARSADAQAQRGFEQRTGLDARLDRLRAGLTPAGRMVVFEKARQLARRVPFQRALAARGLRLLAPPEPVRYRSVEEVTDDGPLYVMGAVPREQACGWDESPEADGPPPLDVDSLRSVRAQGDQPLYENHQTSAEQGWRSLPAKQVTAQVTRTEPDGRQLHVEWGRAGAFVYLYCANTFDQRQLVLIEPARAAVLETYYREITREQPVGGKELLR, from the coding sequence GTGAACGTCTCTCGTGAAGAGGACCCGGTGGCCGGCGACACGAATGACGAGATACGAGCGAACCTGCGCGAGCACTTAGCCTGGTGGGGACTTCGGCACGTCGAATCCGATGCGGCCTACTTTGCCTGGCAGCGAGACGTGTTCTCCCCGCAAGAGCTCGCTGCACTTCACCGGCACATCGAAGCCAAACGGCAGGCCACAGACGGTTCTGCTGCTGAAATTGCGTTCTACGATCTGACCGCTCAGCCCCGCTCCGTTCCCGCGCTCTACAGCCAGCGGTATGAATATTATCTGGAGGTCGGCGCTCGGGTAGCCGGGCATCTCGGCGATGCCTTGACCATTCTCGATGTCGGCTGCGGCATCGGTATCCTGACGACTTTTTACGCCAAACGGTGCTGGGCATCGACCATTGTCGGTATCGACCGCTCGCCGGCCTCCATTGACCTTGCCCGGCAGCGGGCGCAGGACCTGGGGCTGACCAATGTGCGCTTCGAATGCTGTGATCTGGATCAACAGGATCCTGCCGGACGTTTTGACCTGATCGTTGCCACCCATACGTTGCTGCAAGCTGAGCAGGAGCCGGGCCTGCCCAGTTGCGACTGGAGCACGTTCGCGCGATCAGCAGATGCGCAGGCTCAGCGAGGATTTGAACAACGGACCGGCCTGGACGCCAGGCTGGATCGACTTCGTGCCGGCCTGACTCCGGCCGGCCGCATGGTGGTCTTCGAAAAAGCCAGACAACTCGCCCGTCGCGTTCCATTTCAGCGCGCACTTGCCGCTCGCGGCCTGCGCTTGCTCGCGCCGCCGGAGCCGGTGCGCTATCGATCGGTGGAGGAGGTCACGGACGACGGTCCCTTGTATGTAATGGGAGCCGTTCCCCGGGAGCAGGCATGCGGGTGGGATGAATCGCCGGAAGCGGATGGACCGCCGCCGCTCGATGTGGACTCGCTCCGCTCCGTTCGGGCGCAAGGCGACCAGCCGCTGTATGAAAATCATCAGACTTCGGCGGAACAGGGATGGCGCTCATTGCCGGCGAAACAGGTGACCGCTCAGGTCACCAGGACAGAGCCGGATGGCCGGCAGTTGCATGTCGAATGGGGGCGGGCAGGAGCATTCGTGTATCTGTATTGCGCCAACACCTTCGACCAGCGTCAATTGGTCCTGATTGAGCCGGCCCGCGCTGCCGTGTTGGAGACCTACTATCGGGAAATCACCAGGGAACAGCCGGTCGGCGGGAAGGAGCTCTTGCGATGA
- the zwf gene encoding glucose-6-phosphate dehydrogenase, with protein MSSPTSPVDIKPLPEAITPVEACTLVIFGGSGDLARRRLIPAVYNLLLDGLLPDKYAVIGLGRKPMTDAEFRNLVREGVIAHSRQALVEDTWQAFERHLFYIQGENEDAQTYRALRAKAEQIEQAMQLPGNRIFYLSIPPSSFASVCEGLAQSGLATPPAGSAPYSRIIVEKPVGRDLASAQQINEVTGKVFDESQIFRIDHYLGKETVQNLMVVRFANSIFEPIWNHKYIDHVQITVSEAEGVGTRASYYEEAGALRDMIQNHLLQLLCLVAMEPPYSLDPNVVRNAKMEVLRCLRPIVDKDVEQYTVRAQYAQGTAHGQPVPGYRREKGVSPDSITETYVAVKAFVENWRWSGVPFYLRTGKALPKRASEVAVQFKDIPQILFNANPANPQPANVLTLRIQPDEGLSLRIISRVPGTRAQTHPVEMDFQYSDVFGCPSPEAYERLLLDVMAGDASRFMRRDAVEASWDWVTKILDGWAQQKLRWLPEYSAGTWGPVEAERMIQNDGRTWRIL; from the coding sequence ATGTCTTCTCCAACGTCTCCCGTGGACATCAAGCCTCTCCCCGAAGCCATCACGCCCGTTGAAGCCTGCACGCTCGTCATTTTCGGCGGCTCCGGTGACCTGGCGCGGCGACGGCTCATCCCGGCCGTCTACAATCTGCTGCTTGATGGTTTGTTGCCGGACAAATATGCGGTGATCGGACTGGGCCGCAAACCGATGACTGATGCGGAGTTTCGCAATCTGGTGCGGGAGGGGGTCATCGCCCATTCACGGCAAGCCCTGGTGGAAGACACCTGGCAGGCATTCGAGCGCCACCTGTTTTATATCCAGGGTGAAAACGAAGACGCCCAGACCTATCGCGCGCTCCGTGCCAAGGCCGAGCAGATCGAGCAGGCGATGCAGTTGCCCGGCAACCGGATTTTTTATCTGAGCATTCCCCCGAGTTCCTTTGCGTCAGTGTGCGAAGGACTGGCGCAGTCCGGCCTGGCGACCCCGCCCGCCGGCTCAGCGCCCTACTCCCGGATCATCGTTGAAAAACCTGTCGGTCGTGACCTCGCTTCCGCGCAACAGATCAACGAAGTCACCGGCAAAGTCTTCGACGAATCGCAAATTTTCCGCATCGACCATTATCTGGGCAAAGAGACCGTCCAGAACCTCATGGTCGTCCGGTTCGCCAACAGCATCTTCGAGCCGATCTGGAACCACAAATATATCGACCACGTCCAAATAACCGTCAGCGAAGCGGAAGGCGTCGGGACCAGGGCCAGTTATTATGAAGAAGCCGGCGCCCTGCGGGACATGATTCAAAATCACCTCCTGCAACTGCTTTGCCTCGTCGCGATGGAGCCACCCTACTCGCTCGATCCCAACGTGGTGCGCAATGCCAAGATGGAAGTGCTGCGCTGCCTCCGGCCCATCGTCGACAAGGATGTCGAACAGTATACCGTCCGGGCGCAGTATGCGCAGGGAACCGCGCATGGCCAGCCCGTGCCGGGATACCGTCGTGAGAAGGGTGTGAGCCCCGACTCCATCACCGAAACGTATGTGGCGGTGAAAGCCTTCGTGGAGAACTGGCGATGGTCCGGCGTGCCGTTTTACCTTCGCACCGGAAAAGCCTTGCCGAAGCGCGCGAGCGAAGTCGCCGTCCAATTCAAAGACATTCCACAGATCCTCTTCAACGCGAACCCCGCCAATCCTCAACCGGCGAATGTCCTGACGCTGCGGATCCAGCCGGATGAAGGCCTCTCCCTGCGCATCATCTCGCGTGTCCCCGGCACACGCGCGCAGACGCATCCGGTAGAAATGGACTTCCAGTACAGCGACGTATTCGGGTGCCCGTCTCCGGAGGCCTACGAGCGCCTGCTGCTGGATGTCATGGCCGGCGACGCCTCACGGTTCATGCGCCGCGATGCGGTGGAAGCCTCCTGGGACTGGGTGACCAAAATCCTGGATGGATGGGCTCAGCAGAAACTCCGCTGGTTGCCGGAATATTCCGCGGGAACGTGGGGACCTGTCGAGGCCGAACGCATGATCCAAAACGACGGACGTACCTGGCGCATTCTTTAA
- a CDS encoding MFS transporter — protein sequence MERLRRSVARFVQAEPQEIWPLAWSFGYFFCLLCGYYILRPVRDEMAIQGGVHNLPWMMTGTFLTLLAVTPLFGWLSARYSRYRLLLAVYLFFIANLVGLYLLMSGRQYIEWVARGFFVWLSVFNLFVVSVFWSFMADLFTPAQGARLFGVIAAGGSTGALFGPLFTTGLTYLFPVPVLMLVSALFLLACIGCIYKLEAWSRGRTVSHRENSGEPLGGGFLAGIRLVWSSPYLLGICGYLIFLTMTATFLYFEQVRLVAEHFDTPEARTRLFSTLDFATNVLTWLTQLFITNRVVARYGLVASLLFLPVVSLIGFLGIALWQGLVVYVSFSVLRRVGEYALSKPAREVLFTVVSREEKYKAKNFIDTAISRAGDASTGWLVSGIKALGVTTGQISWVLVPLMLLWAWLGRWLAWQQRARLRTGQVPPGPSVE from the coding sequence ATGGAGAGATTGCGCCGTTCAGTCGCCCGGTTCGTTCAGGCGGAGCCGCAGGAAATCTGGCCGCTGGCCTGGTCGTTCGGGTATTTTTTCTGCCTCCTCTGCGGCTATTACATCCTTCGGCCGGTGCGCGATGAAATGGCGATTCAGGGCGGCGTGCACAATCTGCCCTGGATGATGACCGGAACCTTTCTGACGCTGTTGGCCGTCACCCCGCTGTTCGGTTGGTTGTCGGCCCGCTATTCCCGCTATCGATTGCTGCTCGCGGTCTATCTGTTCTTCATCGCCAATCTGGTCGGCCTGTATCTGCTGATGAGCGGCCGGCAGTACATCGAATGGGTGGCCCGCGGGTTTTTTGTGTGGCTTTCGGTGTTCAACCTGTTCGTGGTGTCGGTGTTCTGGAGTTTCATGGCCGATCTGTTTACGCCGGCTCAGGGTGCGCGGCTCTTCGGCGTGATTGCCGCCGGAGGAAGCACCGGTGCCTTGTTCGGCCCCCTATTCACGACAGGACTGACCTATCTCTTCCCGGTTCCCGTGCTGATGTTGGTCTCGGCGCTCTTCCTGTTGGCCTGCATCGGGTGCATTTACAAGCTGGAGGCCTGGAGTCGTGGCCGGACGGTGTCTCACCGGGAGAACAGCGGGGAACCGTTGGGCGGTGGGTTCCTGGCCGGTATTCGACTGGTGTGGTCCTCGCCCTATCTGCTGGGGATCTGCGGCTACCTCATCTTCCTGACCATGACGGCGACGTTCCTGTACTTCGAGCAGGTCCGGCTGGTGGCCGAGCACTTCGATACGCCGGAAGCTAGGACGCGCCTCTTCTCGACGCTGGATTTCGCGACGAATGTGCTCACCTGGCTGACGCAACTGTTCATTACGAATCGTGTGGTGGCCCGGTACGGCCTGGTGGCCTCGCTGCTGTTCCTGCCGGTCGTCAGTCTGATCGGGTTTCTCGGCATCGCCCTGTGGCAGGGGCTCGTCGTGTATGTAAGTTTTTCCGTGCTGCGCCGGGTGGGGGAATATGCCCTCTCCAAACCCGCCCGCGAAGTGCTCTTCACGGTCGTGAGTCGCGAAGAGAAATACAAAGCGAAGAATTTCATCGACACGGCCATTTCGCGCGCCGGGGATGCGTCCACTGGCTGGCTGGTATCCGGCATCAAGGCGCTCGGCGTGACCACGGGGCAGATTTCATGGGTCCTGGTTCCGCTCATGCTGCTCTGGGCCTGGCTCGGCCGCTGGCTTGCCTGGCAGCAACGCGCACGGCTGCGAACCGGTCAGGTTCCTCCCGGTCCTTCGGTCGAGTGA
- a CDS encoding nucleotidyltransferase domain-containing protein, which translates to MEPQLATASPQSTPALPSSEELQAELLDIPEPPEMPPAVTPPGYEDALAGAVKYVRAKRGGDLVGIILVGSGARRAVTAHSDIDLIALVKGPADGQEMIRVGDRLVDIRYGEHKTVAEDLAYSPRLAPLLRKGRILFDHEETAAQLIAKAAQRFRQGPPPAGIHERIRLKAECLHWLGKVEDLRDKPNTAQYLLQLFFEDCVTAFFRTRGLWFTAPVDTLRFLASRDPALGELASQFLSASTLHDRLTAGRRFADLLFRDIPLPPRVD; encoded by the coding sequence ATGGAACCACAACTCGCGACCGCCTCCCCTCAGTCCACCCCGGCGCTTCCGTCCTCGGAAGAGTTACAGGCTGAGTTATTGGATATTCCTGAACCACCCGAAATGCCCCCGGCCGTGACGCCGCCCGGCTACGAGGATGCCCTCGCCGGCGCCGTGAAATACGTCCGCGCCAAACGCGGCGGCGACCTGGTGGGCATTATTCTCGTCGGATCGGGCGCCCGACGGGCGGTGACCGCGCATAGCGATATCGACCTGATCGCCCTGGTCAAAGGCCCGGCCGACGGACAGGAAATGATTCGCGTGGGAGACCGGCTCGTGGACATCCGCTATGGCGAGCATAAGACCGTCGCGGAGGATCTGGCCTATTCTCCCCGCCTTGCGCCATTGTTGCGCAAGGGGCGGATTCTATTCGACCACGAAGAGACTGCGGCACAACTCATCGCCAAGGCCGCGCAACGGTTCCGGCAGGGGCCGCCTCCGGCCGGCATTCATGAACGCATCCGCCTCAAGGCGGAGTGTCTGCACTGGCTGGGCAAAGTCGAGGACCTCCGCGATAAACCCAACACGGCGCAATATCTCCTGCAACTGTTCTTTGAAGACTGCGTGACGGCCTTCTTCCGCACCCGGGGACTCTGGTTTACAGCCCCGGTCGATACGCTCCGGTTCCTGGCCTCACGCGACCCGGCACTCGGGGAACTGGCCAGCCAGTTTCTCAGCGCAAGCACCCTACATGACCGACTGACGGCCGGCCGACGCTTTGCCGACCTCCTGTTTCGCGACATCCCCCTTCCGCCTCGCGTGGATTGA
- the gnd gene encoding decarboxylating 6-phosphogluconate dehydrogenase, producing the protein MELGFVGLGKMGMNMVTRLQQGRHRIVAYDRTPEVVKQAEGKGCIGAASLSDLVAKLAAPRAVWIMVPSGAPTEETIQAVSALLQPGDTIIDGGNTRFHDDTRRAAELKQRGLHYVDVGTSGGIWGLTVGYCLMIGGENEPVQRLTPIFQTLAPEQGWAHMGTHGAGHYVKMVHNGIEYSMMQGYAEGFELMAKSDYRLDLGKIADVWMHGSVVRSWLLELAVGALKQDPKLEQLKGYVQDSGEGRWMIQDAIDKDVPVPTLTAALFTRFRSRQEESFAEKMLAALRNAFGGHSVRR; encoded by the coding sequence ATGGAACTCGGATTTGTCGGACTCGGGAAAATGGGCATGAACATGGTCACGCGCCTGCAGCAGGGCCGGCATCGCATCGTAGCTTACGATCGCACGCCTGAGGTTGTGAAGCAGGCGGAGGGCAAAGGTTGTATCGGCGCTGCATCGCTGAGCGACCTCGTGGCAAAACTCGCCGCTCCTCGCGCCGTGTGGATCATGGTCCCGTCGGGCGCTCCGACGGAGGAGACCATTCAAGCCGTCAGCGCATTACTGCAGCCCGGCGATACGATTATCGATGGAGGCAACACCCGTTTCCACGATGATACCCGGCGCGCCGCCGAGCTGAAACAGCGAGGCCTCCACTATGTCGATGTCGGCACCAGCGGCGGAATCTGGGGGCTGACGGTGGGCTATTGCCTCATGATCGGAGGCGAGAACGAGCCGGTCCAACGATTGACACCGATCTTCCAGACGTTGGCGCCTGAACAGGGCTGGGCCCATATGGGAACACATGGCGCGGGCCACTACGTGAAAATGGTCCACAACGGAATCGAATACAGCATGATGCAGGGCTACGCCGAGGGCTTCGAACTCATGGCAAAAAGCGACTATCGGCTCGACTTGGGGAAAATTGCCGATGTGTGGATGCACGGCAGCGTCGTGCGATCCTGGCTGTTGGAGCTGGCCGTCGGCGCCCTGAAACAGGATCCGAAGCTCGAACAATTGAAAGGCTACGTGCAGGATTCCGGCGAGGGACGGTGGATGATTCAGGATGCGATCGATAAGGACGTGCCGGTGCCGACCCTCACGGCGGCGCTGTTCACCAGATTCCGATCGCGACAGGAAGAGTCCTTCGCGGAGAAAATGCTGGCGGCTTTGCGCAACGCCTTCGGTGGACACAGCGTCCGCCGCTGA
- a CDS encoding aminotransferase class I/II-fold pyridoxal phosphate-dependent enzyme, with protein MSNTREPIIDLRSDTVTKPSAAMRDAMARAEVGDDVYGEDPTVNRLQEVGAALVGKRAALFVPSGTAGNQLCLRAQTEPGCEVIVEGTSHIVRYELGAAAALAGVQLHWVAGRRGLMTAEQVEAAIRPKDPYSIQSALICLENTHNAGGGTVYPLATIRAIREVASAHRLPMHLDGARLFNAVVASGVSAAEYAQHFDTVTFCLSKGLGAPAGSLIATDDSLLLERIRRFRRMYGGAMRQAGILAAAGLYALEHHIHRLADDHAHARQLAARLQQMPGISIDPETVDTNILFFDVISEKWSAKEFVAALKPHGLLLNAVGTRSCRAVTHLDIPAEAIEQAAGKIARVLDH; from the coding sequence GTGTCAAACACACGTGAACCCATCATCGATCTCCGGAGCGATACGGTCACGAAGCCCTCTGCGGCCATGCGCGACGCCATGGCCCGGGCGGAGGTGGGTGACGATGTCTATGGAGAAGACCCAACCGTCAACCGGCTCCAGGAAGTCGGGGCCGCGCTGGTCGGCAAACGAGCCGCGCTCTTCGTTCCATCCGGCACCGCCGGAAACCAACTCTGCCTTCGTGCCCAGACGGAACCGGGATGCGAAGTCATTGTCGAAGGCACCTCCCACATCGTCCGCTACGAACTGGGTGCGGCGGCGGCACTGGCCGGGGTGCAGCTCCATTGGGTCGCCGGCAGGCGAGGACTCATGACGGCGGAACAGGTCGAGGCCGCTATTCGCCCCAAAGATCCATACAGTATTCAGAGCGCACTCATCTGTCTCGAAAATACCCACAATGCCGGAGGCGGCACCGTGTACCCACTCGCGACGATCCGGGCCATCCGCGAAGTGGCTTCCGCCCACAGGCTTCCCATGCACCTGGACGGGGCCCGCTTGTTCAATGCGGTCGTGGCCTCGGGAGTGTCCGCAGCCGAGTATGCGCAGCACTTTGACACGGTGACCTTCTGCCTCTCGAAGGGACTCGGCGCGCCGGCCGGCTCATTGATTGCCACCGACGACTCCCTGCTCTTGGAGCGAATCCGCCGGTTCCGTCGCATGTATGGAGGGGCCATGCGCCAGGCCGGGATCCTGGCGGCAGCAGGACTCTATGCATTGGAACATCATATTCATCGACTCGCGGACGATCATGCCCATGCGCGACAACTCGCGGCGCGGCTGCAACAGATGCCCGGGATCTCGATCGATCCCGAAACCGTGGATACCAACATTCTGTTCTTCGACGTGATCAGTGAGAAGTGGTCGGCGAAGGAATTCGTTGCGGCACTGAAACCGCATGGCCTGTTGCTCAACGCCGTCGGTACCCGCAGCTGTCGCGCCGTCACGCACCTCGACATACCAGCCGAAGCGATCGAACAAGCCGCCGGGAAAATCGCACGTGTACTCGATCACTAG